The sequence CTGGCCGCTCGGCCACCGGTCGTGGAAGCTCACGGGGAGGTCCTGCAACTTGGCGTACAACGCGTTGCGCATCCGCGCCTCGACGCGTGTCGTCGGCGTGAGCACGAGCCAGCGGCGGAGCGCGAACATGATCGCCTCGGCCGCGCCCAGCCCGAACACGAGCAGCGCGAGCGGCACGACCGCCGCGCGGTCGCCGTCGGTCAGCGGCCCGTCGACGATGCTCTGCAGCACCTGCGGGATGGCCAGGGCGATGAGCTGCGCGACGAGTGCCGCGGCCGCGCTGCCGATGAGGGCGGGCATGGCCGGGCGGGCGTAGGCGCGCAGCCGCCAGAGCGCGCGGATCGAGCTCGTACGCGCGGCGGTCTGCGCCGCGTGGTCGCGCGGCGGTGGCTGGTGGTCGGCGATGACGGTCAAGCCGGGTCCTTCCGAGGGCGCTCGCGCGCGTCAGGCGCGTCGAGCCGATGAGACGAGGGGTGCACGCGGTCGCTGAAGCGACGTCGCGCAGCGTGGCGCGTGCAGTGGTCCGCCGGAGCCAGCGGCACGGGAGGCTGGCGGAAGCGCTAGCGGGACGGTTTCGCGAAGACGGGCGTGGGCAGAGCCGCCGGCGAGCGAAGCGCAGCGCCGAGTGCCGCCACCGTGCGGGCGTCGAGGTCGGCTGTCTGCATGATTGTCCTCCTGCGTCGTCATCTTCGGCCGAGATGGATCGCACCGCGGCCAGCCTTACAGACTAGAGAACTTCCCGGTCCGACCGCAAGAAGAGTTTGACCGGGCTGTCAGCGCACGCGCACCGAGAGACAGGTCACGCAGCCTTCGAGCTTCTCGAACTCCGAGATGTCGACCGTGACCACCCGGTAGCCGAGGCCCGACAGCATCTCTGCGGTCTTCGGCGCGGAGGCCGCCATCAGCAGCGTCTCGGGCGAGAGCTCGACGACCGCGACGCCCTCGGGCTCGGGCACGGGCAGGAATCGCGGGAACAGGCTCGGCGTGTCCACGCGTTCGGCGTCGCCGATGATCGTGCCGTCGGGCAGCGCGGTGAGCAGGCTCTTCAGGTGCAGTGCCTTCGTGACCGGGACCGCGACCACGGTGAACCCGTGCGGGGCGAGGATCGTCCGCAATTGCCGGATGCCTTCGGCGTTGGTCCGGCTCGAGGCACCCACGTAGACCGTGTCGCCGACCTTCAACACGTCGCCGCCCTCGAGCGTGCCGGGCTGTTCGATGCGCTGCACCGTGAGGCCGGGCAGGCTCCGCACGGCACGTTCGACGGACGCGGTCTCCGCCCGCCGCGACTCGGCACCGGGGCTGCAGATCACGGCGAGGTCTCCGAACATGACGACCTGATCCTCGACGAACACCGAGTCGGCGAGCTCGGGCTCGGCGTCGACCTCGATGGTCTCCCACCCCTCGGCGACGAGCGCCGCGCAGTAGTTGTCCCACTGCTCGTCGGCCCTGGCCTGGTCGACCGGCACGCGTTCGCGGTGCGTGAGCTCGCCCTCGGCGAGGTTCGAGGCGGGGATGCGCACGAGGGCCATGCGGTGCTGCTCGCGGTCGGGCGCGTACGCGAGCACCGTGCGCAGCACGCGGCCGGCGAGCAGCACCTCGGCGAGCACGACCGCGATGATGAACACGAGGTTGAGGCTGACGAGCGAACCCAGCACGAACAGGAACATCTCCGGCCGCATGCCGTTGCCGCCGGCGAGCACGGTCCAGGACGTGCCGAGGATCGCGGCGAGCACCGCCGACGCGAGTCCCGCGATCAGTGCGAGGAACCAGCGTCGGGTGGCGCCGAGCGCGTTCGTGATCGAGAGCAGCGCCCACGCCATGATCGAGGTCACGAAGAAGTGCCCGCCGATCTGTCCGAACACGTCGGGCGACTGCCCGTTGCCGATGAAGAGTGCGAGCGTGGACGCCGCATACGCGACGGCGGCGACCACCGCGGCGGACAGCAGCACCGCGCCGGCACGGCGGGCCGGCGTGACCGCCGGCCGGAAGCGGGCGCGCGAGGATGGAGCGGATGGCGCGGGGGACGTCATTGGCCCAGCCTATCCGGGCGCCCGCCACCGACCGGCGGTGCCGACGGGGCGATCACTGCGGCGTGTCGGCTCCGGTTTCGGCCGCCGCCGTGCGGTGCGCGCCGAGGCGCTCGCTCGCGAGCCGCTCGGCGGCGCCGAGCGTGGTCTCGCCGGCGGCCTCCGCGCCGCGCAGCACCTCGCGCACGGTGCCGCCGATGCCCGCGATACGGGCCTCGAGCTCGGCAGCTGCGACCTCGGGCGACGACGCCAGGTCGAGGTAGACGACGCCGCCCGCATTGACGACGAAGTCGGGTGCCCACGCGATGCCGCGCTCGCGCAGCAGGTCGGCCACCGCGCGCTCGGCGAGCTGATTGTTCGCCGCGCCGACGACCGCGCGCACGCGCAGGTCGCGCACGACCGCTTCGGTCAGCACGCCGCCGAGGCCGCACGGCGCGAACACGTCGGCCTCGACCCGGTGCGCGTGCTCGGGTTCGACCCACTCGGCGCCGAGTTCCTCGGCGAGCGCGCGTTTGCCGTCCGCGACATCCGTCACCGTCAGCCGCGCGCCACCTGCCGCGAGCTGTCGCGCGAGGCGACCGCCCACCTGCCCGAGGCCCGCGATCACGATGTGCCGGCCCGCGACGTCGCGGCTGCCGGTGAGGTGCTCGAGCGTCGCGACGAGGCCGGCGTGCACACCGGCCGCGGTCGCGTCCGCCGGCTCGCCGACGCCGCCCTGCTCGGGCGGCAGCCCGCACACGTGCGCGGTGCGCTCGGCGACGACGGCCATGAGTTCGGCGCTCGTGCCCACGTCTTCGGCGGTCATGTAGGCGCCGCCGAGCGATTCGACGGCATCGCCGAGGTCGAGCATGGCGGCACGCCGGCCGGTGTCGTCGAGCACGACCCCCGGCGGGATCGCGATGACGGCCTTGCCGCCACCTCGCGCGAGCCCCGCCGCGGCGTTCTTCAGCGTCATGGCCTGCGAGAGTCGCAGGGCGTCGGCGAGGGCGTCGGTCCAGTGGTCGTAGTGCCAGAGGCGGGCGCCGCCGAGTGCCTGACCCAAGACGGTCGAATGCACCGCGACGATGACGACGAGACCCGAGCGCGGTCCGCGGGTGATGAGCACCCGTTCATGGTCGGGGGCGTCGAGCGGAAGGGCGACCGCCGTGTGCGCGGTCGGCGCAGTCGGCGTGGACGCGGTCGTCGGCGTGGATGCGGTCGCGGGCATCGCAGGGACCTGTGTGATCGACATCGATCGTTCTCCTGGTTCTTCCGCCTGGTGGGCGGAACGTGGGCTGCGGCGCCTCGTGAGCGCCTCACCCCCAGGGTAACGCCGGTCTCGCTGGTCGAGTAGCGAAGCCTCTCGAGACCGGCCCCTAGTGGAAGAAGTGGCGCTCGCCCGTGAAGTACATGGTCACGCCGGCCGCCTTCGCGGCCGCGACCACCTCGTCGTCGCGCACGGACCCGCCGGGCTGGACGATCGCACGCACCCCCGCGTCGATCAGGATCTGCGCCCCGTCGGCGAACGGGAAGAAGGCATCGGATGCCGCGACCGAGCCCGCGGCGCGTTCCCCCGCACGCTCGACCGCGAGCTTGCACGAGTCCACGCGGTTCACCTGCCCCATGCCGACGCCGACCGACGCACCGCCTGCGGCGAGCAGGATCGCGTTCGACTTCACGGCGCGGCACGCGGTCCATGCGAACGCGAGGTCGGCGAGCGTCGCCTCGTCGGCCGGCTCGCCCGCGGCCAGGGTCCATTCGGCGGTCGGCGCGAAGTGCCGGTCGGCCTGCTGCAGGAGCATCCCGCCGGAGACCTGGCGCAGCTCGACCGCCGTGGGCGCGAAGCCGTCGGGCAGCGTGAGCAGGCGGATGTTCTTCTTCTGCGTGAGCACCTCGACCGCGTCGGGCTCGAACCCGGGCGCGACGAGCACCTCGGTGAAGATGCCCGCGACCGTCTCGGCCATCTCGCGCGTGACGACGCGGTTCGCAGCGATCACGCCGCCGTACGCGGAGACCGGGTCGCACTCGTGCGCCCGGCGGTGCGCGTCGGCGATCGGGTCGGCTGCCCCGGGCGCGGCTACGGCGATGCCGCACGGGTTCGCATGCTTGATGATCGCGACGGCGGGCTCGGCGAAGTCGAACGCGGCACGCACGGCCGAGTCGGCGTCGACGTAGTTGTTGTACGACATCTCCTTGCCGTGCGGCTGCGTGGCCTGGGCGATGCCGGGTGCCGGGGCGCCGTTCGCCGCGTAGAGCGCGGCTCGCTGGTGCGAGTTCTCGCCGTAGCGGAGGTCGGCGTCCTTCGTCCACGACCCGGCGACCCAGGCCGGGAACGGCGACTCCTCGGCGGGCTGGTCCGGCGCGACGGCCGATCCCATCCATGACGCCACGGCGATGTCGTAGGCGGCCGTGTGCCGGAAGGCCTCGCGCGCGAGCTCGCGACGCTGCGCGAGCGTCGTACCACCCGCCGCGACCGCCGCAGCGATCTCGGTGTAGCGGTCGGGCGAGACCACGACCGCGACGTTGGCATGGTTCTTCGCCGAGGCGCGCACCATCGCCGGGCCGCCGATGTCGATCTGCTCGACCACGGCGTTCGGCTCGGCGCCCGAGGCCACGGTCTCGGCGAACGGATACAGGTTCACGACGACGAGCTCGTACGGCTTGATGCCGAGCTGGGCCAGCTCGGTCTCGTGGTGGTCGAGACGCAGATCGGCGAGCAGGCCCGAGTGCACCGCGGGGTGCAGCGTGCGCACGCGACCGTCGAGGTGCTCGGGGTAGCCCGTGACCTCGGCGACCTGGGTGACGGGCAGTCCGGCGGCGGCGATCGCCGCGCTCGTGCCGCCCGTCGAGACGAGCTCGACGCCCGCGTCGACGAGCGCCGTCGCGAGCTCGACCAGGCCGCGCTTGTCGCTCACGGCGATGAGGGCCCGCCGTACGCGCACCCGGTCGCGCTCGCGGTACAGGCTCGGGTCGATCTGCGGTCCGCTCAACGCGGGCTCCTTTCATCCAACCGAGGGCCGAGACGGCCCTCAGCGCTGGGGTCGCGGCGAGGGCCAGAAATGGCCCTCGCTCCAAGCTCCACCGCGCTCATGCGGTGAACTCCTTGAGGTCGAGGTGGGACGTGGCGATGTCGTGCACGGCTTGGATCAGCAGCCGCCGCTCGATGGGTTTGATGCGGTCGTGCAGGCTGTGCTCGGTGTCGTCGGGCAGCACGGGGACGCGCTCCTGCGCGATGATCGGGCCGCCGTCGACCGAGGTGTCGACGACGATGAGGCTCGCGCCGGTCTGCGTGACGCCCGCGGCGAGCGCGTCGCGCACCCCGTGTGCACCCGGGAACTCGGGCAGATAGGCGGGATGCGTGTTCAGCAGGTACGGCGAGAAGGCCTCGACCACCGAGGGTGGCACGAGCCGCATGAGCCCCGAGAGCACGACGAGTTCGGCGTCCCAGCGGCGCACCTCGGCGATCAGCGCCTCGCCCCAGGCCTCGCGGCTCTCGTACGCGGTGAACGGCACCGTGAACGTGGGGATGCCGAACTCTTCGCCGAGCACCAGACCGTCGGCATCGCGATCGGCACCGATCGCCACGACGCGTGCGGGGTACTCGGGGTCGGAGGCGGCTTCGAGGAGCGCGCGGAGGTTCGAACCGCCGCCCGAGATCAGCACGACGAGCTTGAGCACCGTTCGAGCCTACCGGCTGCCCGGATGCGCACCCGCGTCACCCGCGTCACCCGCGTCACCCGCGTGACCGGCACCGGCAGCGCCCCCGCGCTCACACCCCGCCGTCGACCGACCGGATCACCACCTGCTCGTCCTCG is a genomic window of Agromyces protaetiae containing:
- the purH gene encoding bifunctional phosphoribosylaminoimidazolecarboxamide formyltransferase/IMP cyclohydrolase, which gives rise to MSGPQIDPSLYRERDRVRVRRALIAVSDKRGLVELATALVDAGVELVSTGGTSAAIAAAGLPVTQVAEVTGYPEHLDGRVRTLHPAVHSGLLADLRLDHHETELAQLGIKPYELVVVNLYPFAETVASGAEPNAVVEQIDIGGPAMVRASAKNHANVAVVVSPDRYTEIAAAVAAGGTTLAQRRELAREAFRHTAAYDIAVASWMGSAVAPDQPAEESPFPAWVAGSWTKDADLRYGENSHQRAALYAANGAPAPGIAQATQPHGKEMSYNNYVDADSAVRAAFDFAEPAVAIIKHANPCGIAVAAPGAADPIADAHRRAHECDPVSAYGGVIAANRVVTREMAETVAGIFTEVLVAPGFEPDAVEVLTQKKNIRLLTLPDGFAPTAVELRQVSGGMLLQQADRHFAPTAEWTLAAGEPADEATLADLAFAWTACRAVKSNAILLAAGGASVGVGMGQVNRVDSCKLAVERAGERAAGSVAASDAFFPFADGAQILIDAGVRAIVQPGGSVRDDEVVAAAKAAGVTMYFTGERHFFH
- a CDS encoding Glu/Leu/Phe/Val dehydrogenase family protein; the protein is MSITQVPAMPATASTPTTASTPTAPTAHTAVALPLDAPDHERVLITRGPRSGLVVIVAVHSTVLGQALGGARLWHYDHWTDALADALRLSQAMTLKNAAAGLARGGGKAVIAIPPGVVLDDTGRRAAMLDLGDAVESLGGAYMTAEDVGTSAELMAVVAERTAHVCGLPPEQGGVGEPADATAAGVHAGLVATLEHLTGSRDVAGRHIVIAGLGQVGGRLARQLAAGGARLTVTDVADGKRALAEELGAEWVEPEHAHRVEADVFAPCGLGGVLTEAVVRDLRVRAVVGAANNQLAERAVADLLRERGIAWAPDFVVNAGGVVYLDLASSPEVAAAELEARIAGIGGTVREVLRGAEAAGETTLGAAERLASERLGAHRTAAAETGADTPQ
- the ddaH gene encoding dimethylargininase: MTSPAPSAPSSRARFRPAVTPARRAGAVLLSAAVVAAVAYAASTLALFIGNGQSPDVFGQIGGHFFVTSIMAWALLSITNALGATRRWFLALIAGLASAVLAAILGTSWTVLAGGNGMRPEMFLFVLGSLVSLNLVFIIAVVLAEVLLAGRVLRTVLAYAPDREQHRMALVRIPASNLAEGELTHRERVPVDQARADEQWDNYCAALVAEGWETIEVDAEPELADSVFVEDQVVMFGDLAVICSPGAESRRAETASVERAVRSLPGLTVQRIEQPGTLEGGDVLKVGDTVYVGASSRTNAEGIRQLRTILAPHGFTVVAVPVTKALHLKSLLTALPDGTIIGDAERVDTPSLFPRFLPVPEPEGVAVVELSPETLLMAASAPKTAEMLSGLGYRVVTVDISEFEKLEGCVTCLSVRVR
- the purN gene encoding phosphoribosylglycinamide formyltransferase, with amino-acid sequence MLKLVVLISGGGSNLRALLEAASDPEYPARVVAIGADRDADGLVLGEEFGIPTFTVPFTAYESREAWGEALIAEVRRWDAELVVLSGLMRLVPPSVVEAFSPYLLNTHPAYLPEFPGAHGVRDALAAGVTQTGASLIVVDTSVDGGPIIAQERVPVLPDDTEHSLHDRIKPIERRLLIQAVHDIATSHLDLKEFTA